The DNA window GAACAGCACGAAGACGATGAAGCCGAGGTGAACGACCAGTACCGCCGTGGCTGCGAACCCGTAGAACATGGCGCGATGCCGCTGCCGTCAGCGCTTTCCGGCCTGCCGCAGGATCCACCGCTGCTGCGTCGTGCCGTGGGCGGCGGACGTCAGGTGCACCTGTTCCGGCTCGATCACGATCTCGCGCGGCGCAGGAATCACGTTATAGACGGCGAACGTGGAAGTAGGCGGCGTGACGGTGTCGTTGTAGCCGGCGTAGAACAGCACCGGGGCGCGCAGCCGTTTCGCGAAATTCACGGTGTCGTAGTAGCCCGTGGTCTTCACTTTCGGCGCCAGGGGCTGGTCCTTCGCGTTGCCGGCATCGTCTTTCCGGAACAACCCCGGCCAGCCGCCTGCCCGGCCAGCCAGGTAGCCGGTGACATCCGCGTACGCGGGATATGAGGCGACCGTGGCCGTGACGCGCCGGTCCAGCGCGGCGGTCACGATGGCCAGCTGGCCGCCCTGGCTGCCCCCTTGCGTGACGAGCGTTGCACCGTCCCACTTCGGGTGCTGCGCGAGGTAATCGAGCCCGCGCAGCGCGCCCAGGTACACGCGGCGATAGTAATACGTGTCGCGGTCGTCCAGGTTGTAGCGGTTGTAGCTCTCCAGCGCGCCGTAGCGCAGCTGTTCATACAGTTCGTCCGGCAGGTTGACGGGGATGCCGTGGATGCCGATCTGCAGGGTGATCGCACCCTGTTCGGCCAGGTCGACGGCGCCCTTGTAGCCGCGCACGCCGGCGCCCGGCACGTGCAGCACGGCCGGATACCTGCCCTCGGCGCGCGGTACGGCCAGCACGCCATAGATCCGGGTTGGCCGGCCGCCCTGGCCCACGTTCTGGTAGTGGAGGTACGAGACTTCGACGGTCGCGGTCGACAGGTCCGGGGCGGGGGCCAGCGTCCACTGCGGATCGACCTTGGCCAGCTGTTCCTTCTGCGCGGCCCAGAAGGCGTCGAAGTCGGCTGGCTCGGCCTGCACGGGGCGGATGTCCAGCGGGCTGAATGCCGCGGTGGCGCTGGCTTTCACCTGCTTGCCGTCGACCGTCGCTTCGACGATCGCCCGCACGAAGCCAGGCTGCGCCTGGGCAGGCACAGGCAACGACACACCTTCCTTCGGCACCAGGATCGTGCGCTCCGGTCCTTCCAGCATGTCCGGGCCCAGGCGGTAGCGAACCGGGATGCCTTCTGCGGGGTACGGCTGCACGTCCAGGCGGATACGCACAGTGGCGCGGTCGCCGGTCTTGTAGGTCCAGTCGGGGCGGTCCAGCGTGACAGCCAGGGGGCTTGCGGCGGGTGCCGCGTTCAGCAGGCGGACTTCGGACGACGCCGCGGCGACGGTGACGGGAACGTGGCATGCCGCGACCAGTGCGGCGATGGCGAGCAGGCGGAAGGAATGACGGGTCATGGATCACCTTGGGGAATCGGAACGGTGATCGTAGAAGCGGAGTCCTGCAGCGTCAATCCCGGGCCCTGAAATAGTCAGGCCGCTGCGCATGGGGCGGCTCGATCAGGATCGTTGGCTTAAAAAAAACCGGTGTCTGACACCATTTCTGGGTGAATCTTCCAGAAATGGTGTCAGACACCGGTGTTCGGCGGCCGCGTGTTACAGCTGCGGCCATCAGTGAGAAGGGAGACCTGAACCCGTCAGCCCGCAGCCACCCGCTTCGCGATGTGCGCGAGCGCTTCTTCGACCTGGTCGATCAGCACGAGGCACAGGTCGCCCTCGCCCAGCCGGTCCAGCGCCGTGTCGATCGCGACGAACTCGCCGTTGATCTCGTCGACATTGCGGGTGCGCGGGGCGCCGTTCAGGCCCTGGCGCAGCAGCGCGATCACTTCGCCGCTGGCGCGGCCGCGCTGGCACTGGTCTTCATACAGCACCACATCGTCGAACGCCCTGCCGAGGATTTCCGTCTGCTGGCTGATGTCCTCGTCGCGCCGGTCGCCGGCACCGGAGATCACCACGGAGCGGCGTTTCGCCGGCATCGATTCGACCGCCTGCACGAGGGCGAGCATCGCATCGGGGTTGTGGCCATAGTCGGCGATCACGGTGGCGCCGCGGAAGTCGAATACGTTGAAACGGCCCGGTGCATTGTGGCTGTCGGTCGTGAAGGTCTTCAGGCCCAGGCGGATCGATTGCCAGTCGATCCCGGCGCCCCATGCCGCCGCCACGGCCGCCATGGTGTTCTCGACCTGGAAGCCGATGGTGCCGTTGCGGGTCAGCGGGACGTCGGCAAGCGCGATGCGCTGCACGGACTTGCCTTCCACGGCCACCAGGTCGCCCTTGTCGACATACACGGTGCGGCGGCCCTGGGCCACGTGCGTGGCCACGACCGGATGGTAGCGGTCGGCGCCGAAGAAGATGACCTTGCCCTTCGATGCGCCGGCCATGGCCGCCACGATCGGATCCGTGGCGTTCAGCACCGCCCAGCCGTTTTCATCGACGTTCTGCACGATCACGCGCTTGAGGACCGCGAGATCCTCGACCGTGGTGATGTAGTTCAGGCCCAGGTGGTCGCCGGCGCCGATATTGGTGACGACGGCCACCTTGCAGCGGTCGAACGCGAGGCCCTCGCGCAGGATGCCGCCACGCGCCGTTTCAAAGACGGCGGCATCCACGTCCGGATGCTGCAGCACGTTGCGCGCGCTGCGCGGACCGGAACAATCGCCGCTGTCGATCTGGCGGCCGTTGACGTACACGCCATCGGTGTTGGTCATGCCCACGCGCAGGCCGGACGAAGCGATCAGGTGCGCGATCAGGCGCACGGTCGTGGTCTTGCCGTTCGTGCCGGTCACGGCGACGACGGGAATGCGGCCATCTTCGCCCTCGGCGAACATCGTGCCGACGATGGCCTCGCCGATGGGCCGGCCCTTGCCGTACGACGGCGACAGGTGCATGCGCAGGCCCGGCGCGGCATTGACTTCGACCACGCCACCGTTCTGTTCCTCGATCGGGCGCAGCACGGAATCGACGACGACGTCGACGCCGCAGATATCGAGGCCGATCATCTGCGCCGCTTCCACGGCGCGGGCCGCCACCTCGGGGTGCACGTCGTCCGTCACGTCGGTGGCCGTGCCGCCGGTGGACAGGTTGGCGTTGTTGCGCAGGATGACGCGCTGGCCCTGTGCCGGTACCGAGTCGGCGTCGAGATCCTGCAGTTTCAGGCGTGCCAGCGCGATATCGTCGAAGCGGATCTTCGTCAGCGACGTCGAATGGCCGCTGCCGCGGCGCGGGTCGGCGTTGACGATGTCGACCAGTTCGCGCACCGAGTGCACGCCATCGCCCACGACGT is part of the Pseudoduganella lutea genome and encodes:
- a CDS encoding acetylxylan esterase produces the protein MTRHSFRLLAIAALVAACHVPVTVAAASSEVRLLNAAPAASPLAVTLDRPDWTYKTGDRATVRIRLDVQPYPAEGIPVRYRLGPDMLEGPERTILVPKEGVSLPVPAQAQPGFVRAIVEATVDGKQVKASATAAFSPLDIRPVQAEPADFDAFWAAQKEQLAKVDPQWTLAPAPDLSTATVEVSYLHYQNVGQGGRPTRIYGVLAVPRAEGRYPAVLHVPGAGVRGYKGAVDLAEQGAITLQIGIHGIPVNLPDELYEQLRYGALESYNRYNLDDRDTYYYRRVYLGALRGLDYLAQHPKWDGATLVTQGGSQGGQLAIVTAALDRRVTATVASYPAYADVTGYLAGRAGGWPGLFRKDDAGNAKDQPLAPKVKTTGYYDTVNFAKRLRAPVLFYAGYNDTVTPPTSTFAVYNVIPAPREIVIEPEQVHLTSAAHGTTQQRWILRQAGKR
- the cphA gene encoding cyanophycin synthetase — translated: MEVIRTRALRGPNLWSHHTAIEAIVSCTPEELAVDRLPGFEVKLRARFPGIGQFQPHGHADAVPLAHVLELTALALQAEAGCPVTFSRTTATVEQGIFQMVVEYTEEEVGRLAVELAEKLVNAALQDTPFDLNAALTALRDLDEDVRLGPSTGAIVYAAVARKIPYRRMTSGSMVAFGWGSKQRRIQAAEIDTTSAIAENIAQDKELTKKLLDAAGVPVPVGRTVDSADEAWQVAQLIGLPVVIKPKDGNQGKGVTVNITTEEQTRAAFNTAREFRDDIMVERFLPGHDYRLLVIGNKLIAAARRDPPHVVGDGVHSVRELVDIVNADPRRGSGHSTSLTKIRFDDIALARLKLQDLDADSVPAQGQRVILRNNANLSTGGTATDVTDDVHPEVAARAVEAAQMIGLDICGVDVVVDSVLRPIEEQNGGVVEVNAAPGLRMHLSPSYGKGRPIGEAIVGTMFAEGEDGRIPVVAVTGTNGKTTTVRLIAHLIASSGLRVGMTNTDGVYVNGRQIDSGDCSGPRSARNVLQHPDVDAAVFETARGGILREGLAFDRCKVAVVTNIGAGDHLGLNYITTVEDLAVLKRVIVQNVDENGWAVLNATDPIVAAMAGASKGKVIFFGADRYHPVVATHVAQGRRTVYVDKGDLVAVEGKSVQRIALADVPLTRNGTIGFQVENTMAAVAAAWGAGIDWQSIRLGLKTFTTDSHNAPGRFNVFDFRGATVIADYGHNPDAMLALVQAVESMPAKRRSVVISGAGDRRDEDISQQTEILGRAFDDVVLYEDQCQRGRASGEVIALLRQGLNGAPRTRNVDEINGEFVAIDTALDRLGEGDLCLVLIDQVEEALAHIAKRVAAG